The Sinomicrobium kalidii region CCATTACAGTGCCCGGGTTCTTTCTTTCGTATGTGGCCGAAGGAAAATAATCGACAGGGTCGGTAGAGCGGTTGGCGACCATGGTGAAAGTGACCGACGGATTGGAGGAAACGACCTCCAGTATTACGGTTTTACCGCCTTGTGTCAATTTTAGCTTGGAAGGGCTCAGGGAGTCGACGAGGGCCGTGGTGACCATATTCCAGTAAATATCCATGGACTGCCCTTTATTATTGATAAAATCCTTGATTTCGAGGTACGATTCATCCACGAGATAGATGCTTCTGTGAATGGCATCAAGGTTGTTGTTCAGATCGATCAGGTTCTTTAAATGTACCCTGGCGCCTCTTTTTGCGGGAGTATCGTAGATCTGGCCAATAGTGGCATAGCCGTCAACCTTGTGATGTTGCCATTCACTTTCTGAAGATTTTTTAATGGAAATGGTATTGTGATTCAGGTTGCTCACCCTGAAAATATCCCATCGGGAGGAAGTCTGTGAAAAATCGTTCGTACTTCCGGGTGGCGATATCCCGGCCTTTACGGCTTCGTAATCATATTTTCCGAAATCCATTCCCCAGCGTAGCCCCTGGGAATCATATACAAAAGAACCTCCGTCCATCTGGGCATGGCTGTAGGTCGGGGTACCGCCCTTAACGCCCATGTATTTTCCGTTGGAACCCTGCCAGTCCGTCCTTACCAGGACAACGGGCTGGTCTCCGTAACCGTTCCATATTTCTGATTGGGGAGGGGCCAGGTTATCCAGACCGATGTCCTTCCCGTAAATGAGTGTTATGGGTAAAAACCGGGAATCATCTGAAAAATCACTGGCGTATCTTCCGTTCTGCATCAATTCCTTTTCTACGGTCAGCAGGGAAGGGTTCCCGGCCTTACGGGCCATCCACAGGGTTGCGGGGAGGGGGACCCGTTTTTCGGTACAATCGCTGTAATTAAAGTATAGGGAACTTGTCCCGGTAACGTATTGCATGTATTCCGCAGATTCCAGAAACCCGGGCGTATAGGTCAGCCTGTTGGTGCCTTCGTGGTTCTGGCCGTAAATTCCTTCGAGGGCAGACAGTAACAGAACTTCATAAGTGGTTCCGTAAGACCAGTACATGGCTCCTTCCTGGTAGTTCCCGTTGGCGTAGGTTGCCATGGAATTTGTGTTTTTTGCGAGGATATTCTTAAAGACATACTTGGCCTCTTCGTCCATCTGTGCCGTACCATCCTTGTATATGGCCAGTGCCCCGTAGGCCAGCCCGCCGATCCCCACCTGGTTCCAGTTGGAGGTTTTGTCCCAGAACGGTTTGTTTTTCTCGGGCAGAAGCGCATAATTCAATATGGCTTCGCGCGCATTTTGCCTTGTCGATGACGCAAGGTCGTGGTACAGCCAGTCATAGCCAAGGGCTACGGCAAAACACATTTCGGCCGTATCGAGGGTGTAATTTACCCAGTCGGGAAAATCGCAGACCGTGTTTATGACTTCCTCGGCTTTGTTCAGGTATGACGTCTGGTTTGTCATCCTGTAGGCATAGGCGAGGTAAAAGATCTGCTTTATGGCTGTTCTGGATGTCTGTAACATCCTGGTGGTATTGGGATATACCAAGGGACCTTCCTGTACAAAGGAGTCGGCCTGTTCGAGGATATAGGAGTGAACCGTATTGAATTCGCCGGACTGGTTTACCAGTGTCTGGATCGCAGTTTCTTCTCCCTGTTTCAACAGGAGTCTCGGGTGTAATGTATTTTCAACTTTTGCGGGATTTAAAATATTGGTCCGTACTTTCAGTTCAACCTGTGTAATCCTGAAACCACTCGGAATTTCCGGGTCGCTGAACAGGGAGACCATGGCCTCGTTGACTTCCCCGCCCGACAAGTACAGATTGAACGAGGAAACATCGATATCCCCCGAACCGCCGCTGAGTTCGTAGTCCACACCGGGAGTTCCGGGATTTCCGAAAGTAAATCTTTTTAAAGGGTTCAGCCGGCTTACGATAACCCCGGTCTCATCGGTTGCGGATAAGTGGGCTACGGAGATACTGGTGATCTGAACAGCTGCGGTAGGCTTCAGGTTGGTCAGGTCCAGCCCGAAATAAAAGCCTTCACCCGAATCGATGCCATTGCCTATACCTCCCCGAACACCCAATATTCCGCTGGAGGCCCTGTCTATACCACCGGGAGAGGTCATTGCTCCGTAATTGTTCCCTTCGGTGGTGTTTACGCTGCCCATGCCCCCGAAGGTGATGTCGAACGTCTTGTCCAGGGCCCCCGACTGGGTAACTTCTGTTGCCGTAACATCCCAGTCGTCATAACTGTTGCTGTTGTAATAGGTCACGGTGCCGGAAGCATCTATTTGCAGTGTGGATGCATCCGTATACCTGCTGTTTCCCTCAGACCCGCCGGGAAGGGGATCGAGGGTGATCGTATTCTTCTGGGCATAACCGACACCTGCGAGCAGAGAAAAAAAAATCGCAGGGATCAGAACATCATTTTTTTTCATGGTTTTGGTTGGTTTTACATTAGAACATGTTTAAAAAGAATCTATCCCGATAATCCCGATAATTATTGGGATCGGGAGGCTAAAAAAATGCCTTTTTGTTGCCGGCGTGCCACCTGGCTCCTTCACTAAAAACAACCAGTGGCTGTTTTAGCTCACGAAACTTCTTATTTATATAAAGGTGTTCGTGAATCTTCGATTTCTTAACGTTCGGTCCTGTATTTCTTCAGGTTTTTATCCAAAAGCCTTTCCAGGTTTTGTGATATGGAATCGAATTTTTTAGATTTTGCGAGATTGGTAAGGTCTATCCTTCCTTCGGAGTGATCGTATAATTCTTTATCTAAAATGATCTCCGGGTTCTTATAGGATTGCCACCGGGTAAAACGATAGCGGCCATCGGTGATCGAATATCCCATGATTTCCCGTTTGGTTTCGTCGTTTTGTAAACACTTCCCTCTCGGGTATTGGCTCATCGCCACTTTTTTGACACTGC contains the following coding sequences:
- a CDS encoding T9SS type A sorting domain-containing protein produces the protein MKKNDVLIPAIFFSLLAGVGYAQKNTITLDPLPGGSEGNSRYTDASTLQIDASGTVTYYNSNSYDDWDVTATEVTQSGALDKTFDITFGGMGSVNTTEGNNYGAMTSPGGIDRASSGILGVRGGIGNGIDSGEGFYFGLDLTNLKPTAAVQITSISVAHLSATDETGVIVSRLNPLKRFTFGNPGTPGVDYELSGGSGDIDVSSFNLYLSGGEVNEAMVSLFSDPEIPSGFRITQVELKVRTNILNPAKVENTLHPRLLLKQGEETAIQTLVNQSGEFNTVHSYILEQADSFVQEGPLVYPNTTRMLQTSRTAIKQIFYLAYAYRMTNQTSYLNKAEEVINTVCDFPDWVNYTLDTAEMCFAVALGYDWLYHDLASSTRQNAREAILNYALLPEKNKPFWDKTSNWNQVGIGGLAYGALAIYKDGTAQMDEEAKYVFKNILAKNTNSMATYANGNYQEGAMYWSYGTTYEVLLLSALEGIYGQNHEGTNRLTYTPGFLESAEYMQYVTGTSSLYFNYSDCTEKRVPLPATLWMARKAGNPSLLTVEKELMQNGRYASDFSDDSRFLPITLIYGKDIGLDNLAPPQSEIWNGYGDQPVVLVRTDWQGSNGKYMGVKGGTPTYSHAQMDGGSFVYDSQGLRWGMDFGKYDYEAVKAGISPPGSTNDFSQTSSRWDIFRVSNLNHNTISIKKSSESEWQHHKVDGYATIGQIYDTPAKRGARVHLKNLIDLNNNLDAIHRSIYLVDESYLEIKDFINNKGQSMDIYWNMVTTALVDSLSPSKLKLTQGGKTVILEVVSSNPSVTFTMVANRSTDPVDYFPSATYERKNPGTVMVGFEATIPAHENVTFTVTLKDGAGVPPSTVEPVNNILLELPEPNTGREANALYYDTSEFHVDDQGNVSIGGLSTDYAWTVYGTTDVDRVFHKKFFFRWHGMGTTSTSGGSDYGALLTNAGIDRSSTGELGIRGGPGNGIDPNEGYRIGFDCSDLPDSTALQLLKVGLKFVGGEETGMIVNRNDTSKSISFGGSQSSADVILSSGFVDVSTLDITIPGGQTDFDLASVFNTSSSGSYRINKFVFKVMSSGTSPSGMNAKTISFETTENDFIVYPNPSAGNITLQSRRKETENVRVRLFTNSGACLSDKVHNFSAGDNRLTLDLQSMKPGIYLIQITDDRGKVVTRKILKR